tttgaaaattttggAATCGATTTACTTGTGTAGAAGAGCATTGAAACGATATCTCCAATTTTGTTTACCCTTTAATACTACTTATGATTTCAAACCGAATTCATAGCGATACTGATTCTAGATTTccgttttttgtttatttcagaaaATGTCGGATATTGAAGTGTAAGTATAACAATTCAGATTTAAGTTTATGGAATATAAATATTAACTTCAAAAATATGATGCAGAGATACTCCCGTTGCTGCTATTGATGGTCAGATGGACATAAATACAGCACTCCAGGAAGTGCTGAAAAAGTCATTGATCGCGGATGGATTAGTTCACGGTCTTCATGAAGCTTGCAAAGCTCTTGATAAAAGACAGGCGGTTCTGTGCATTCTTGCTGAAAGCTGTGACGAGCCcaaatacaaaaatttgattACTGCTCTTTGCAATGAACATCAAATTCCCCTGATTCGAGTTGACTCAAACAAGAAACTCGGGGAATGGTCTGGCCTATGCAAGATCGATAAGGAGGGCAAACCACGTAAGA
The Toxorhynchites rutilus septentrionalis strain SRP chromosome 2, ASM2978413v1, whole genome shotgun sequence genome window above contains:
- the LOC129769973 gene encoding 40S ribosomal protein S12, which encodes MSDIEVDTPVAAIDGQMDINTALQEVLKKSLIADGLVHGLHEACKALDKRQAVLCILAESCDEPKYKNLITALCNEHQIPLIRVDSNKKLGEWSGLCKIDKEGKPRKISGASCVVLKAYGEETPAHDVIKEHLKQLRQSS